Part of the Vitis vinifera cultivar Pinot Noir 40024 chromosome 13, ASM3070453v1 genome is shown below.
ACATACTGCGAAGTTGTACTCTATTAGTGCACATCAAGAGTACGTTGTTGTTGAGTCAACTACAAAGTTGTTAGTCTTAAGATGCAAGAAGGCTAAGCAATCTCAATGTCCATGGAAACTCCGTGCTATGGTTGTAAAAGGTACAACTTCATTtgcaatcaataaatacaatggTCCGCACAAATGTCTAAATCCTTGCTTGAATCGGGACCATCAACAATTAGATTCCAATTTGATTGTTGCTCATATTCAAGGAATGATTAAGGCACAATTCACATTGTCAGTGGCTGCTATTCAAGCAAGTATTGTGGAGAAATTCGGATACCAAATATCATACAAGAAGACATCTAAAGCGAAGCTTAAAGCTCTTACAAACTTATTTGGTGATTTTTATAAGTTATATGCAGAGCTACCACATTTTTTCATTGCCTTAGAGCAGGCAAATCCAGGATGTGTTgttatttcaaaaacatttcctaGTATTATGGAGAATATAGAGATATTTCAGCGAGTTTTTTGGACATTTCATCCATCTATTGAAGGATTCAAGCATTGTCGACCTATACTCAGTATTGATGGTACATATTTGTATGGCAAGTATAAAGGCACTTTAATGATTGCTATGGGTTGTGATAGAAATAATCAGTTATTCTCATTGGCTTTTGCCCTAATAGAGGGTGAGAATATTGATAGTTAGGGTTGGTTTTTGACATGTATTAGAACCAGAGTAACTCATAGGAGGGGACTTTGTGTTATATCAGATCAACATCCAGGCATTATGGCTGCAATGAGCGATGTTCATCTTGGTTGGTCTGAGCCATACGCATATCATAGGGTTTGTATGCGTCATCTTGCTAGTAATTTTATGACTCGATTCAaggataaaatattgaaaaatctgATGTGCAGAGCAGCCTCAGCAaccaagattgaaaaattcaataaacataTGAACACAATTGGGAGGATTAATGCGACCGCACAACAATGGTTGGAAGCAATCCCTTTTAAGAAATGAGCGCTCTCTCATGACGGAGGTCGAATGTATGGCATCATGACTACAAACATGTCGGAGGTGTTCAATAGTGTGCTTAAAGGGGCTTGTAGCTTACCTATAACTACTTTGGTTCAATTGACATTTTTTCGGCTAAATAGTTACGTTGTTGTGAGAATGGAACAATGTGCTAATCGACTTGCTTCAAATGAGGAATACACTCCATATGTCGATGCTAAGATTAAGGCAAATGTGGTTAAGATGGGATCTCATGAGATTGTTTTATATGATCACATCCGAGGACAATTCCATGTGAAGACTAATAAGGGTATTAAGAGTAGCTCAACTCGTGGTCAAACATATCGCATCAACTTACAGGAGTATGCATGCACATGTGGTAAAACACTCATATATGGATTCCCATGTAGCCATATTCTAGTAGCATGCCATTTTCGTTCAGTTGATTTTAAACCACTTGTTCAACACTACTATAGTACACAATCGTACTATAATTCTTAGGCACCCTTattccatcatattttgaatgTATATGAGTGGCCTCTTTATGATGGTCCGATTATCGTGCCTTCTAAGTCGATGAAACGTGCATCAAGTGGACGACCTAAATCAAGTCGTTTGcataatgaaatggatgttAGAGAGGGCAAGACTTCTATTACATGTGGGTTATGCAAACAAAGTGGTGACAATTGTTGTTCTTGTCAAAACAGTAATAGAATTGATCAGACTATGTGATTTattcatgtaatttttttgGATATTGTGATGTAAGCTACTTTGATACTACCTTTATGCAATTATTGGCTTTGGtttgattataaatattgatGTTATTTGCATAATCAGGTTATTTGTATTTGGAATAATGTCCATATTATAGGGGATActttgtcaaaattttaaaattttctattaaaaatgttaacaaaATGCTCAATTGTATTTGtatctctatttttaatttagactAGTATGACTTGTTTATTGgtcataaataaattgatgtacttaaatttataaaattgatatatacttaatatagggaaaactccataaattttaaaaaaatttccattagaaataattttttttttttaaaaaaaacaataagtattgtttatttatcttcacAATTTTGTTACAGATATGGAGTATAGAGGACATAGTTCTGATCGAGATCCATTAGATACGTTTGTTTTGGTTCTACAGGATAGACACAAGTCTCATTTAGTTGACTCTGGCCAGGTATGTATATGAAAACACATAATATCTCATtaaataatggaaaattttgCACTTTATTATCTAActgatatatttgtatttttatagcTTGCTTCAGTCTTGACTTGTCGACAGCATATATCTAGGTTTATGTGGGAGTGGGAGATGGATTCTCGTCTTCAaccttatattattttatctgGATTTTATGGTGAATACCTTATTGGACACATTACACTAGATTGGGGATTGATCACTAGTCTAGTTGAGAGATGGCGTCCTGAGACACACACATTTCACTTACCTGTTGGGGAGATGACCATTACTTTACAGGATGTTGCTGTCATATTAGGACTTCGTATTCATGGGCTTCCCATCACTGGCACATGTGACATAGATTGGTCACTGCTATGTTATGAACTTTTAGGAGTGACTCCCCCTACATATGAGATTAGAGGATCAGCAATATCGACACGATGACTATGTCACCAGTTCTCTCATCCACCAGTTGATTTAGATGATGCCACATTAGAGCAGTATGCACGAGCTTTCATATTAGGACTCATAGGTTCAACGCTATTTATAGACAAGAAGGGTACCCACATCCATATGTGTTATCTCCCACTACTTAGAGACTTGACTTAGACATCTATGTATAGTTGGGGCAGTGCAGTATTAGCACACCTATATAGGGAGTTGTGTCGAGCAAGTTTGGATGGTGCCACCGATATTGCTGGATGTGTCACATTATTACAggtataattaattattcacattagattaaaatttctagttgcttcaagtttataatttaagtaaaattttaatgttacatttttttccaattgtgGTCTTGGGAGAGACTCCACGTGGGTCGCCCCGATTTTGGTCGACCACCAACCTTTCCAACAGCCCAGCATTTAGAGCATGATGCAGTCGATGATTTACCAGCTGAGCAGTTAGACCACGGATTACAGGATAAGGCATTGTTACACGAGGGTTTACCAGCTGATCTGTTAGGATGTAGGTGGAAAGTACCTTTATCATGGGCTCAAAACCCATCACGTGTGTTGACATTTTATCGAGACCAGTTAGATGCACAGACCCATGACCAAGTACATATAATATGTAATGTGCTATTGTTAACCATATAAACCTGTACTCAGTATTAATgtcaaatattgattttaacaGGTTTTATGGGAGCCTTACATGGGAGACTTAGTTGCCCATCTTCCGGGGATATCTCTAGTAGACCAGGAGATTTGGTGAACGATGTCACCTCTTATTTGCTTTGACATTGTTGAGTGGCATTGACCGGAGCGAGTGCTGTGACAGTTTGGCCTTCAACAAGGGATACCTCCATCTTGTTCCATAGAGCTAGACCTCCATTCCGTGGATAGACGAGGACGACATAAGTATGATTGAAGAGCATTCCATGCATAGTATATTACCTTATGGGGTAGTCTTGAGGAGCGTATTGTGACGGCACCACCTATGGTGGGTGTTATGCAGTTTCATGATCCATATATGGAGTGGTACCGACGTATTACACGACATTTAATCACACCCCCTCTCCATAGAGATCAGATGAGGTATCATAGTATAGTAGCAGCTAGTCAGTTATTggtaagattttttaatttataaatggtttattaaattataattaattaaaaatcatttttgtttgtttaactttttttattttagatcaCTGGTATGGTTGAGATTGCTAGTCGTTCTGCTGGGCCTACTTCAGGTGCATTAGGCGACATTCATTGGATTGTTATTGATATTTTGCATGTTATTGGAGAGGAGCATCGCATACATTCACTTCGTCAGTCGCCTACATCATCATACCCATCCATGAGCTCACCTGTGTCAGCCACTACAGTTAGAATGCAGCCTATTCGAGGTCGAGGGAGAGGTAGTAGACGAGATGATGGGCGAGCTGGTCGACAGCCTCGACGATCTATGCATCCACCTGAGACCATGTTAGCACCATCCACATCATCTACTCCATTTACACCTGAGGCTTCCACACTTCCCCCTTAACCCCTACCATCACCTTCACCTAGACTTTCTCCCTTAAGACATGTCGTATCAGATATCACTCTACCATCACCTATATTTCCTACCACAGAGGCCACTATACTTGATGTCACTATACCATAGACTACCCCACTATCTACTAGTCTACCATCACCTCTACCTTCTCTCGAGGAGACCACTACACTACATGTCACCTCACCATCATCACTTATATCTCCTCTGCTCGAGCCCACTATGCCAGATGTTATTGCACTAGCTACCATTACAGCATATGTCATTCTTCCATCTCCTATATCACCTCTTCTAGATGTTACCATATCAGATATCACTGTACCTGAGATCGCCCCACCATCTACCACTTTACCATCACCTAAACGTCTTCCCATAAGGACTACCATGCATTATGCCCTTACACATGTTACACAGTTTGATGTATGTCCACCTAGGAGACGTCGTGGTCCACGTAGACGTCGAGTCTTGCCTCCATCAGCTCCATCTCAACCTATACATACTGAGACATGGCAGATTGCACAGATAGATTCCACAGAGATGTCTCTTTATCATAGGCGTCCGcagagaaagaggaagaccCCATCATGTGGCACTCATTGAGgactgtttttttgtttttgtgtttatttcCATTTGCAATAtattgtttaactttttttattattatgaacaaattattatatatttaaatgaaaatatgataaattttaaacttaaattgaacttatatatatataccacttacatatagCAATTTGACAatctaaaaaattggttttaagtttaaatttaaactaattatatttataactaattagttATAACAACACTATAttgatatagaaaaaataatgtattaaaaaaatttacaatctaaacctccaatcaaaataattttttaaaaaattgaacattcacatgatttaaaatttgaacttaaaaaattggttttaggtttaaatttaaagttatgatcaccaactactattttgactattttaaaaataaaaaataaaaaatcatgattacTAATTACAGTTTTGTGATGTGAATACCCACATGAATAAGACACACAtcacattgaaaattattttgagaataaaattattttatgaattttctgttttaaagaaatcatttttgcccAAAACTCCCATTAGTACccaataagaaacatttttcttattatcaatgaatttacaaaaatattccaaaagcattttcatctatttaccaaaacaattaaactaaatagtgaattgattggaaaaacaaaggtattttctttctacaattctatattttaaaaagtggaAAGACAAATTCTTTTAGGTTGGCATTTTAAGTTTAACATTTTAAGCCTTTCCATTccattttgatcccattttgaaaggagaaaaatggaaaaaaaaaatatttttgttgtatttaagtaattttccaattatttaccCACTTGAagtcatattatattttgtacaaGTGCATAATTGCCTTTAATTTTTGcacaaagttacaaaataatataatattcttcattatgagggtataaaatagtatatttataactaattatatttatattgagtgTAGtgctaaatattttaataaaattatcaaaatatatttttatatcaaattaaagacatcaattatttaatttcatatattactattctttaaataatgagatcaaaTAAAGTTAAGCATTTTTATTACACcacttacatatttttaatcaatataaaatcaaaataatataatattttatttaaaaaaattaaagttaaatatatatatatatatatatatatatatatatatataattaaagttaaaaccgtaaTTGGTGACTATGGTTTTGACggtttaaaaatagttaaagccatagtcaccaactacggttttgactatttttaaaaagtaaaaccgtagttaccaactacggttttatgacatAACAATTTACGTGGCGCAAACACATTAAATTGGACATTATTTTGGAAATGGGGGtactttatggattttttttttaaaacatagtaTTTTGGGTGAAAGCTCGATTTCTaacaaaaagtttggttttgaacaaaaacacgaatcaaagcttgtggtcccaaataatgggataattctgggctaaatttgtgtatattaatttggggaattggtgaaacccctacataagaaaatcttttcaaaaattatttttgttagcATACTTAGGTATTCgagatcaaccatttaattgccacgcttcccttaacttagtcagtagagacctctttagggcttagaggagtgctacctcctagaggtagtggggacgcacgtgaaaaatttCTCCTCTATAATATCCtagaattttccttttaaaattatgatatgaaAGAAGTAATTCAACCGAACATTTCAGCAATCATTTTtgtaattgaataaaaaaaaattaccattcAATGGACCAGCTCTTTGCAGGAGTGTTTGCCCCCCTCCACTTAGATCTGTTTCatcacatttttcatttatCCATTTGagaccccccaaaaaaaaaaaataataataataaataataaataaataaatataaatagagcCACACAGAGACAATGAGACTTGAATGTGAAAGATTTAAAGATTACATGAAAAATCCAACCTTCTGCTATAATAGCTGAGTTtgttctcttcttcttctatttaaCAAAAACTAgtgtgaagaaagaaaagagtcATCACTGTAGTGTGTCCTTAACCGTCTCTAAGCATCCGAGAGGGAAAATCcgaaaaaagggaaaacaaataagaaaatttcaccgagcaaagaaaatggaagactCTGTTTTCGGTTATTAGTGCCTTGATTCCTCGCCAAATACCTCGATGTTGCAAACTGGGCATACCTGATTAAACAGAGTGGGATCAGCATCAAGGAATTTAATACAAGTATCAGAAAAGATTTAGCTGTGGAGGAGGTGTTTGGATGACCTTGTTGATGGTAAGCCATTTCGTGCCACAGTCTGTGTGATAGACATGCTTGCAGGGTAATTTTATTTGACGGTCCCCTCTTTTATACCCCATCTGGCAAATCACACATCTGGTTTGCAAAGAAGCCATAAGTATAAGCCTTGCATCTAATAAACAAGAACAGTAGAACCTCCAGAAAGCACTAAGAAAtcatgaagttgaaatgaaCCTCCTAAGAGAGGTAAGTTATACAAGAAGTTCAAAGTTATGAGCGAGGGTTGAAGCCATTCCGAGAATAAGGAATAACCCTTTATTGGAAAAATTCTATAGGAGTTCACAAGCAATAAACATGTGGTTTCATTTGAAGCTCATGTTGGAGGTGCTTCTTGGAAAGAGGAGATACCCCGAGCTTTTTATCACCTTTCTTGGAGAAGCTAAAAGCCTAATGTGAGTTGTGAGGGAAGTAGTTCTTATCACTAGGTTTTTTAACTTAAGATTCCTGAAAATAGGACCCTAGTCCTCTGCAacacatttttcttttacttgcaATTCTTGCAAAGGGTCGATAATAAAGTACTTTTGCAAAAGATCTTTGATAGGAAGAAGTGAATTATCCAGGCAACATGACATGATTTGAATGGTCATTTTAAAGACAAAAGAACaagcaacaaagaaaaaaaggaaacaaaagcaCGGGTAATTGCAAAGGACAAGGGTTCCACATAGGCCATTAGAATTCATTAGAGATGCAATGACAAATTACCCTTATACTGCTAATCAATGCAATCCAAAGATACATTTGCATTCATTTTCTAGTAcaaattttattgtatttaaGGACATTATGGGTAAAATTCTTAGCTTTTGAATGATATTGTTCTTTcctcaaaatattatttcccTTATGCTTCTCTTTAAACAATACCGCTAGTCAATTCTTAGATGTTTATCAATGTTTGCATTTGTCATAACATGCTCTGTTGCTGAAAATTTTAACTTGCTTTGCTTCTCACAAATCTGAACTATGAGATAAGAGCCAGTTTTAGATCTTCACTGTTACCAAAATCGGAAGTAGCTAGTGATTTTATATTGAGGAATGAATTCATGCATGATGCATGAACTATAATAAGCAAGATATGTGTGCAGCATTTCTATCATTATGACCATCAATTTGCTTAATAAAAATTGCACATCAACATGAGATGGGGTACTGTCAACCAGGTCGGTCACACAAGAAGAAGGGCATGAACCCATTACATTCAGATGCCTATATTcagatttatattattttcccaTCATTTTATCCAATTCAAACTCACAAATGTCATTCgaaaaaaacgaaaaggaaaaaCCATGCAGCAAAGTTTTTAGGGTTAGTTTCTCTTTTCTAGCAAGTTAGGTCTAATTGTGCCTACAATCTATGCATagaggaagaaaacaaaaaactacttATTTTTTCTTGAGAATAAATCTAGTATTCTGAAGCTCAACATGTTCAAATCAAGCATCTGACAAATCAGCTGGCATTGAAAATGTTTCTGACCAAAAATCTAGTATTCTGAAGCTCAGAAAAAATGTTACCTCTCCGCAGATCTTTTTCTTGAGAATAAGCGGCCGGACTTGTACCTACAGGTTGGAAGCAAGTTAATATGCTCCTGGGAAAGACCTCGACTTTGAGTTCCCACTGCCTCACCCAAATCAAGCAATTCCTGCCAAACAAAAGGATGTATCACTGATCACATCAACATGTTCAAGCTTCAACTGTCACTGTTTCTTATTATTATaccatttcaaaattggcatgTCAAGACTCATTGACCATAAAAAGACAACAATATTCCAAAACCAGACACaggcaacttttttttttttctttgatgggcATATTGGAAATGAACTACTTACTCTCTAGACATTTTTTGGAGGTCACACTGATTCCCAaaaccgtttttttttttttttggacaaacTTTGAGAGTGTGCAATTGCTTCATAAAACCATTGCCACCAGAGTTATCCCATTGGCTTCTGTCCCCTTCAGCACAGAGCCATTGATACACAGAATCATCAACTCAACCCTGACAAGGCAAAATACCATCACTCTGAAATCATCATTTTCAAGAACTGATCATGATCTGCTCTCATCAGATTTTAATCTCCACAAACTCAAATGAGAGATTTCAATCTCACACTATCACACTCCCTTAGTAAAGTAATTGCATATAGATTCACAATCCCTCTTCAGGTCTTTCttgatttcataattttcaaggTCTTGAATTCCATGAATGCATGATATGTTGCCCTAACAATTTGTAGGTCTGTTCAAATTTGTATACATGAAGTATTTCTTCCACTCAATTTTTATTCCATACGGCCAAATCCCACAAACAAGGCATCAGTCACTAGTGTGCACTCATCATACCCCAAAAATGTTCAACTCACAACCAAATGCATATCTGCTAGCGTccaaactgaaaaaaaaaaaaaaaaagcatccaCCAACAAACCTCATAGGTCATGTTATCAGGATCAACATTGTCTTGCCAAATAGCCTGCAACAATGCACAGAAAATGAAAAGGTTTAATAAATGCTTTGTATAACCAGTTCAAATCTTATCTCTAAATCTATAACCTCAATTTATTGTTGAAGGAAAGAAGAGTTAGTTGACAAAAAACAATCAGTTGACATTTATGGATCAAAAGGGCTTGCCAGATATAGATGTGTGTCTACAAGATTATACAAACTTACGCATTTCAAATCATACAACATTCAGTCCAGTTAGCTAAGAATCAATCTACAAGCAAATATGCATAATTTCTCTTTCAATTACTTTATTTAAATGGTGACAATGTACTGGATTTACAAATGGTGTGAATGTTGCACAATAACAATTAGCAAGCAAGTTTTATACCTGAGAACTGGTGGCACTGTAATGATTTGGACTGcctgaaaaaatgaagaaaattttgtaAGTTAGATAAATGATTAGGCTTTACAATGTCAGAATAAATTTAACTTCATAAAATTGTTCAAGTTAATTAATGACAGCATGGAACTAACAAAAGAACCAAGGACAGCAAAACTTTTGTGAATCCTTTGCAACAAGAGTTTTCTTGTTTTAAGGCCAAAACCAAACATTGCTGGCATCCCAAGGACAACAAAATTGACTACCTCTTTTAATTAGCCATGGCTCAAAAGATTAGAGAAGAGGTCATTATAGTTATGTGGTCAAgttcaaattaatatatcatcaattataattaaaggGTCATTAAATGGAAACACAGAAACAGAAAAATTCCGAACTAACATTCTTCAGGAATAGCATGCACATTCATGACTTCATTTCCTGTAGGCTGTGTCTCTATGGTTGTAGGTTCTTCAACAATCATGGATGAAGGGTATTCCCAAGGTCTCCTGCTGACCTCTATTCCTGGTACATGTTCATTTACATCATAAGGGCCATAATAAGTACTCCCGGGACCAGAAAATCCGAATTTGTAGGAATTCATATTCATTGTCCAGTAAAAGTTTTCCTGGATAGACTGCAtcagagaagaaaaaaaaaagaatcagcACAAGGCAGATGGTTTATTAGTGTGATTCAATACACTTGTGAAGAATGCTAAGCATGCAACTGTGAGGAATATTAAAATTCTTGAACTTCCAATTGCTTGAAGACTGagaaattgttaaaataaaaaggaaatagaacTTGGGGTCTTATGAATGACTGGGGATTTGAAAAGGCTGTTGTAAGGTTCCAAGTTTTCTTTTCTGTTCCAACAATTTCTctgcaaccaaacaaaggactGAGCAATTCTTGCATAGACAACAGTGTAAGacaaatgcataaatttaacCATCCCCATCCCCATCGCATCATTCATGAGCAGTATGCATCTGCCAACCTTGCAACTAATGGCAAGCCAAAACTATGAACTGCCTATAAGgacattttcaatatttataatgtacaaattttattttttttcttcttcattttttttcccatttttctctaAAAGTATGCGTAATTGGAAATTAAAAGTACCTGATTATGCATTGCTTCAGCCTGAGCATAATTTACCGGAACATGGCCAAGACCTTCAAAGAAGTCCATAAAGCTTTCAGTAATTGTGTAAGGAAAGCCAGTGTTTATGTAATGCACCTCCATTTGTCTATTCCCGTTCATTTCTCAACAATTATTCCAACTCAATTGCACAAAAGACAAGCTGCAAACGAGACATACATTAAACAACATTATTAAATTCCTAGcaaaaaattataacataaaaataaatataggtaacaaaaaattcaattcaaatttgatcagTAACACTGCACTTGAATATTATCCTATGGGAAGGAAAAATTTTGTAACAAGGAACCATTAAATATCAATGACTTTCAAAAAAGC
Proteins encoded:
- the LOC100253394 gene encoding E3 ubiquitin-protein ligase BIG BROTHER — encoded protein: MNGNRQMEVHYINTGFPYTITESFMDFFEGLGHVPVNYAQAEAMHNQSIQENFYWTMNMNSYKFGFSGPGSTYYGPYDVNEHVPGIEVSRRPWEYPSSMIVEEPTTIETQPTGNEVMNVHAIPEECSPNHYSATSSQAIWQDNVDPDNMTYEELLDLGEAVGTQSRGLSQEHINLLPTCRYKSGRLFSRKRSAERCVICQMGYKRGDRQIKLPCKHVYHTDCGTKWLTINKVCPVCNIEVFGEESRH